In Streptomyces sannanensis, the DNA window GGACCTTCGTCTCCAAGGACCCGGTGCTGGTCGAAAAGGCGAAGAAGATCTTCGACCCGAAGACCGGGAAGTTCCTGCGCACCGAGGCGGGCCTCGGCCGTATCTACGTCGAGGCGCAGAGGTCCGGCAAGAAGTACGAGACCGGCACCGAGGACAACTACCGGGTGCAGGGCCTGAAGGGCACCGACGCCCGCAACGTCTACGGCATCGCCCAGAAACTCGCGCTCGACAAGAAGGACTTCCAGGGCATCAGGGAGGCCTACGAGTTCGACCCGGTCGCGGAGAAGTACATCACCGTCGACCCGATGAACGAGGCCCGCTGGTACCCGACGCTGACCACGCTCCAGGACGGCAAGGTCCTCTCGCTCTCCGGACTCGACGAGATCGGGCAGATCGTCCCCGGCAAGGACGAGATCTACGATCCCAAGACCAAGAAGTGGAAGTACACCGGCTTCGAGCGGAGGTTCCCCACCTACCCGGCGATCTTCCTGCTGGACAGCGGCAAGCTCTTCTACACCGGCTCCAACGCCGGCTACGGCCCTGCCGACGTCGGCCGCGACCCCGGCATCTGGGATCTGAAGGGCAACAAGTTCACCAAGGTCCCGGGCCTGAGCGACCCCGACCAGATGGAGACCTCGGCCTCCGTCATGCTGCCGCCCGCCCAGGACCAGAAGTTCATGGTCATCGGCGGCGGAGGCGTCGGCGAGTCCGAGAAGTCCAGTGAGAAGTCCCGGCTGGTCGACCTCAAGGACCCCGAGCCCCGCTTCAGGGACGGCGCCTCGCTCGCCGAGGGCACCCGCTACCCGAGCGCCTCGCTGCTGCCCGACGACTCCATCCTCGTCACCGGCGGCTCCAACGACTACCGCGGGCGCAGCGGTTCCAACATCCTCCAGGCGCGGATGTACAACCCGAAGACCGACACCTACACCCGGGTCGCCGACCCGGCAGTGGGCCGCAACTACCACTCCGGCTCGGTGCTGCTGCCCGACGGCCGTGTCATGATCTTCGGATCCGACTCGCTCTTCGCCGACAAGGACAACACCAGGCCCGGCGTCTTCGAGCAGCGCATCGAGATCTACACCCCGCCCTATCTCTTCCGGGACGCCCGTCCCTCGCTGGAGAACAAGGGCTCCAAGACCATCCGGCGCGGCGGCACGGGCGTCTTCCAGACGCAGCACTCCACGTCCATCAAGTCCGCGAAGCTGATGCGCCCGAGCGCCGTCACCCATGTCACCGACGTGGAACAGCGCTCCATCGCTCTGGAAATGAAGAAGAACGCGGACAGCATCGAGGTCACCGTCCCGGAGAACCGCTCGCTGGTCCCCGCCGGCTGGTACATGCTCTTCGTCACCGACGACCAGGGCACGCCGTCCGAGGCGGAATGGGTCTACGTGCCGTAAGCGCGCGGGCGTGTGTCGCACGAGGAGGGCGCCCCCCGGCCGGGGGGCGCCCTCCTCGCCGTGACTACTTCGTATTACGGGCCAGTTCGAGCGCGTACTGCGGCCACCACTCACCGGCCTTGGGGCCACCCTTGCAGTCGCCGTCCGACTCGCCGGGACGCTTGACCCACAGCAGCGCGTCGACCAGCGGGTCGCCGGTCCGGTTGGTGGGCCGCTCACCGAGCGCCCGGCCGGGCGGATTGCACCAGCGCTGGGCCGGATCGCCCTCGGTGTACGGGCCGTTGC includes these proteins:
- a CDS encoding galactose oxidase-like domain-containing protein, giving the protein MNYRPSRRTRRLAISAAVVLALAGMNGPAMYRYSSQKYHDYKINRPEYKAENGHWDFLDVPAEYKINTIHAALLHTGKVLLIAGSGNNQKNFDAKSFRSVLWDPATDTFKNIPTPKDMFCAGHAQLPDGKLLVAGGTKRYEKLKGDVTKAGGLMIVHNEDPDKPITLPAGTKFTGKENGRTFVSKDPVLVEKAKKIFDPKTGKFLRTEAGLGRIYVEAQRSGKKYETGTEDNYRVQGLKGTDARNVYGIAQKLALDKKDFQGIREAYEFDPVAEKYITVDPMNEARWYPTLTTLQDGKVLSLSGLDEIGQIVPGKDEIYDPKTKKWKYTGFERRFPTYPAIFLLDSGKLFYTGSNAGYGPADVGRDPGIWDLKGNKFTKVPGLSDPDQMETSASVMLPPAQDQKFMVIGGGGVGESEKSSEKSRLVDLKDPEPRFRDGASLAEGTRYPSASLLPDDSILVTGGSNDYRGRSGSNILQARMYNPKTDTYTRVADPAVGRNYHSGSVLLPDGRVMIFGSDSLFADKDNTRPGVFEQRIEIYTPPYLFRDARPSLENKGSKTIRRGGTGVFQTQHSTSIKSAKLMRPSAVTHVTDVEQRSIALEMKKNADSIEVTVPENRSLVPAGWYMLFVTDDQGTPSEAEWVYVP